In Ovis canadensis isolate MfBH-ARS-UI-01 breed Bighorn chromosome 11, ARS-UI_OviCan_v2, whole genome shotgun sequence, the DNA window AGtttgacatcctggaatgtgaagtcaagtgggccttaggaagcatcactacaaacaaagctagtggaggtgatggaattctagctgagctatttcaaatcctaaaagatgatgttgtgaaaatgctgtactcaatatgccagcaaatttggaaaactcagcagtagccacagggctggaaaaggtcagttttcattctaatcccaaagaaaggcaatgccaaagaatgctcaaactaccacaaaattgcactcatctcacaggctagtaaagtagtgctcaaaattctccaagccaggctttagcagtatgtgaactgtgaacttccacatgttcaagctggatttagaaaaggcagaggaaccagagatcaaattgccaacatctgctggatcatcgaaaaagcaagagagttccagaaaaagcatctacttctgctttattgactatgccaaagcctttgactgtgtggatcacaataaactctggaaaattcttaaagagatgggaataacagaccacctgacctgcctcttgagaaatctgtatgcagttcaagaagcaacagttagaactggacatggaacaacagactggttctaaatagggaaaggagtacttcaaggctgtatattgtcatcctgcttatttaacttctatgcagagtacatcatgagaaatgctgggctggatgaagcatgagctggaatcaagattgccaggagaaacatcaataacctcaggtatgcagatgacaccatctttatggcagaaagtgaagaactaaagagcctcttgatgaaagtgaaagctaaaatcatggcatctggtcccatcacttcagggtaaatagatggggaaacagtgacagactttatttttggggggtccaaaatcactatagatggttaCTGGAGCcatgaaagacgcttgctccttaggagaaaagttatgaccaacctagacaacatattaaaaggcagagacattactttaccaacaaaggtccatctagtcaaggctatggtttttccagtgatcatgtatggatgtgagagttggactataaagaaagctgagcacggaagaactgatgcttttgaactgtggtgttggaaaagactcttgagagtcccttggcctgcaaggagatccaacgaatccatcctaaaggaagtcagtcctgaatattcattggaagaactgatgctgaagctgaaactccaatgctttagccacctgatgcgaagaaccgactcactggaaaagaccctgatgaagattgaaggcgggaggagaaggggacgacagaggatgaaatggttggatggcatcaccgacttgatggacgtgagtttgagtaagctccgggagttggtgatggacagggaatcctggcgtgctgcagtccatggggtcacaaagagtcgaacacgactgagcgactgaactgaactgataagcttGAATGCTTGGTCTGGCAAATAGTGTGATTTTTGTGATGATGAGCGTTTCAGAGACACGCATCAGACCTACCCCATCACATAGggagccttttaaaaataaaaatatttacctgccggggtccagccccggtggatccagagaaatcgaagggtggacggcgttggcatggaaagacttgtttatttattaatataagattagattaagaaactgtagtgtagtaggaagattaagtggaggaagagggctgaatagcttggtttacgtggaagaccaataaaattccagacaaagaatttgcaccatctacgttgggccaccagcgctcgcttgaatatctaagggtgcctcgccttaagctccctttcgtgcgggtcttaacagccagggcaagtaagtagacctggcgagcctccgcgccccaggtggagattcagcctgaagttaaagtaaagagcagagagagggaaagggagagaagaaagagagagaaagacacggggggagccagagtcccaagaaaccaggccgagagactacttcgcgaaactggtccgagaagctggtccgagaagctggtcccatcctttattgttcagaaggccttttatacttttgataaaatatggagatcaatgggtaacacagaattatgtagcgttcgcagcccagactctttctgtacatcattttgtatacaaaaggtctcaggtgatttacattatcttctggccaagaggcttgttaacactttttggctctcttccttaatgaatgttaattttgtttcccctgaagtgtttttctttaatctacatctccttaaagcgctaaagttacatctctatagaacaaaggtgcagtgggttataacaaagaaggtacttaactcaaagatctaatgttgctaatacaaggtctactacttgtttttctatataccaactatatctaaaaataaaggatatgaaaatttggcagcaagcattgactcaacaaatgaaacttttaatcagtcctattctaaagattttgactcctcggaagctcctacattcctaggatgttttaagcttcctgtgcctcctgcagtccgTTCTGTTTTTCATTGAATCTTGACCATCTTGATTGAATAGCCCCATCTGCggcagattgaaagtgaaagtgaaagtcgctcaggcgtgtccaactctttgcgaccccatagactgtatagtgtatggaattcttcaggccagaatactggagtgggtagcgtttcccttctccaggggatcttcccaacccagggattgaacccaggtctcctacattgcaggtggattctttaccagctgagccacaagggaagcccaagaatactggagtgggtagcctatcccttctctagtggatcttcccgacccaggaatcgaacgggggtctcctgcattgcagttggattctttatcaactgacctatcagggaagcccttgggcgGGGCTGATTACGTACGTCTGTCTTTACAGTCATCCACTTGCTACTCCTGTCAATGACCAGGCTGTGCACTTTTTCCAGCGTGGAGCTCCTATTTAGGGCAGCTGGAGCCAAACACTTCAACAGCTAGATTTTGTCTTGAaggagaggatgaaattgttTAAGCAGACTCCAGGTCATTGCCAACTCCAGAAGTCTCAGCAACCAGGCTATATTTTCTTCTCTGCCTACCATTTATGAGAGATAAATAAGTTTATGCAAATACAAAAAGAGGTATGATTATAAGATGAAACAGTCGGCTGAGGGCCCGGGGTTCAGGTCCCTGTCCAGGtgccaaaagaaataaataactaaaacaattttttttttaaagatgaaatggtCAGAAAAGTTGTTACAGAAAAATGCATGCATTAAACTATTATAGATAGAATGGATaagcagcaaggtcctactgtgtagcacaggggactggagtcaatatcctgtgataaaccataaatgtaaaagaataagaaaaagaatgtgtataactgagtacagcagaaattagcacaagattgtaaatcaactatatttcaataaaataaaaagttttaaatgcatGCAGTAACATCACACATGATTACTCAAGACCAGTTGCACATTCATCTCAGGACTGCTGAGCAGTCAGAGCTAATGGCGCAGGACTCCTCCGTTTTTCTtcttcatggtggtggtggtggcggcggcggtttagtcgctaagtcgtgtttgactcttttgcgaccccctggactgtagcccgccaggcttctctgtctctgggattctccaggcaagaatactgcagtgggtctccatttcctcctccaggggatcttcccaacccagggatcaaagtcccttctgctgcactgcaggcgggtctCCTGCCtcgcaagcggattctttacggctgagcctcctgggaagccctttcttcttcagaaaaggaagcaaaagaaagaaacacagcaTCCTTCCATCCTCCCATGTCCTGCGTCCTCCTAGACTGTTCCGAGCTGTGACATGAACTTCACCAAAGTTCCAGTCGAATGTGCAGTCTTACTCAACTCTGTTACTGAAAGACGAGCCGACATCAATCAACACAGGCCTCAGTGTCCTGTCACCCCTCCTGATGCCTTTCTCGTTACACCCACTTAGATTTAAtcagctctttgctacccatgTGAATGGAAGGTTAAATAGTAGCTTGCATAACCCAAATGCTCAGATACCCTAAAATCAAAACAGTGCATcactttttattctttcctaCCATCCAGCAGATCTGTCTTCATAATTACATGTCGAGTGGAGGctgaaattaaattttgaaactaaaattgcattaacatttaaatgaaaatatgtgtCTCCTCCTTTGGAGCAAAGAAAAGAACCTGAGAGCAAATCATCGTAGAAAGAGATTGTTCATAAAGTGGAGAATACTTCCTCTTAGAGTAGAAACATGATGGCTTATTTGGGCAGAATTATAGCATCAacggcttctcaggtggtgcagtggtaacgaatctgcctgccagtgcaggggatgtgggtttgatccctgggtcaggaagatcccctggaggaaaaaatggcaacctccCTGCAGGCAGCTTCTCTGATCGCAGGGGCATGAGTGCCCTCAAACTTGTCTATCTGCCCTGAAATTACTTCTACCAATTCTTGGTCTCTTGGAATCACTTCTCTTAAGTAAATGTCAGCATTTATGTAAAGGCCCAGGAATATCTCCTATTATAATAatggtaagggcttcccaggtggtgctagtgataaagaatctacctgcaatgcaggagacctgggttccatccctgggtcgggaagatcccttggaggaggaaatggaaactcactccagtattcttgcttggggaatcccatggcagaggagcctggtgggttacagtccatgggattgcagagtcggactgaagtgacttagcacatataatAATGGTAAAGTCGGGTTTAAAGCATTTTATTGCaaatctttgcttatttttatggaagaggaaggggtggggaggggagagtgagGGGAAATGGCTGTCCATCAGTTGTGGCTGCTAAGATGtcctgaactgaacttgcagctGAACTTTCTTTTAGTAACTTTGTGGGATTTGACTGCAAggatttttttggccacaacatGAGGTCTGAGGCATCTGTTTTCTGatcggggatggaacccacatcgcccgcagtggaagcatggagtcttaaccactgggccaccagggaagtctgtacgGCATGCGTTTTTGTGTGTTaacaactttctttatagtctcatAATTGTACTTCATTTTTGCATGGACTTATCTATCatcagtgtttaaaaaaacatttattttttatttggctgtttggggtgggggtgggtcttagtttcggcacatgggatcttcagttgcagcacgtgggatccagtttcctgacctgggattgagcccgggccccctgcatggggagcacaAAGTCCCAGCCACTGGGCCACAAGCAAGTCCCTATCATCAGTGTTTCTGAACACATTTTCTGGGTCTCAGTCAGTGCTTTGGGGAAGGAGGTGGCATGAGTTACCTAGGCAGAACAAAAGCAGCATGATGACCACAGGTGGAGTTCTTAGTCATCCTGACAGCCCGTGCTTAGGGAGCCGGAAGAGGCaagcttgttttaaaatatggtgAAATTGATACCTGAAACCCAACGAGTGAGGCTCTCGTACAAAACCAGAGACCATGGCATCCTTGCAAACACCCGAGTGTGTATTTCTTTGTACCCCGGAAGTTGCGATCGGTCAATGAAATGGGTGTTGCCTCTCTTCCTGTTGCCTGTACACAAGCCCGTCTTCAGCTTCAGGGACAGAAAAACGTCACTGACGGTGTGAAGTGCCTGTCTGTAACGGTGCTTGAGGAATAGCTCAGGAAGCCCGTGGATTAAAGGTGGATGTTTACTGTGTATTTTGTGGGTGAGGAAGGCAGCCCGGCCACGCCTGTGTGGGACGGGGCTGCCGCCAGCGCTCACACCCACACCCCCCAATGCTTGGCTTGTTTATTGGCTGGTGCGTGTGCTGACGGTTTCGGAGCCATGTCCTCAGACCTTCCGCATGCACTGTGATTTTATTAGTGCCCAGCTTTGTAGCAAGTTCTTAAAAAGTACCTTTGAGTGGTTGTTGAAtaacatttccattttctttcattgGGAGAACATGTCTGGCACTAAAAAAAACACCAACTTTATGGTTTCTCATAAAGGTATAATTTTGCTTCGTTCTTATTCATTTAGTTTCATGGTGAGGAGAATAAAATTGTTTCCCTATAAGAATGATTGTCCATTTTTTGCCTTGCATGTTAGTGATTTTCACCCAACCCCACTCCCCTCCATGGCTCCCTAGGAAAAATTAAGgcaatttaagaagaaaatgatgCAATCTTAGAGCAGGCCATGTCTGGATAAATACAATGATCGATGACCACAACCACTTAATGTCCTTGTGGAGAGATGAATAATCCTTTGATTATATCTAAGAAGAGAAAACACATGAATTTATGTTCTGGGTCTTAAATACCTTCTCCCTCACCCCaacccccatttttttttttttttactttgatttaACTTGCCTGAACTTAATGAAGCAAAAACTCAGGGAGAGACGCCAGTTTTGTGAGGCTGAACGCTTATACAATTTAAGGAGacctttttaagaaaaagaatacaaaaatatcttacatatttttctttctttacaaaagCATATGACCATGTGAACATACCGCCCAAGCAAAAGAGATCCCTGAAGCTTAAACTTTATTGGCTTGGTAAGTCCATTTCTGTGGGTACCATATTGGAATAAACGTTCCTCTATGCTATGCAAATTTGAACTCGATACTTGTGTCCTTGAACTCAGGAAGCGTACCTAGGTCACGGCTGTACAGAGACTAGACAAAAATATGCAGGCATAAATGTAAGACCACGAGGTTACATACGGGGCTTTAAACACACAAACACGCAGAGTTTCTGTTTTTGCTGCGTTTCAGTTGTTTCCGAAGGTCTCACCCAGGCGGGATCTCCTCTTCTCCAGACTCTGAATTGTCTGCCTGCTTCTAAATGTTCCCTTTAAGGAGGGCATAATCAGTTTAATACCTCACCAGTCACTTATGCAAGCCAACTCAAACCCTGTTCTCTGAATTGGACTCCTGCTGAGCAGATCCCTATTCTAGAAGCCAGGTGATGGGTGGGAGGAAgcagggggctggggctggggagcaCACGGCCGTTTGGCAGAGCCTAGTGTCTGAGtgatggatttttcaggcagttCAGATACTGGTCTGGAGGTCTCCATTGAGGAGGGTCCTCTGGGTCTCCGTGGTCTCATTCAGCCGGGATTTGTCCTGCTTACTGTCACTCCGCTCCCCGTCGTCTGTGCCGCTCACCTTGACCAAGCAGAGGACATTCTGGAAGCTCTTCTTGAAGTTGTCGGACAAGAAGGCATAGAGGATAGGGTTGGCACAGCTGTTGGCGTAGGTGAGGACCACCACGAAGTCAAACATGCCTTTGAGGGCTGGGGTGGGACTGATGGCCACCGAGACCGAGGAGACGTTGAAGATGTAGAAGGGGAGCCAGCAGAAGATGAAGACGGCCACCACGATGGACACCATGCGTGTGACCTTCTTCTCAGACTTCTTCCTCTTGGAGGAACCCACTCGGATGCCGGAGGACTTCACCTTGATGATAATGAACAAGTAGCAGAGACAGATGATGGTCAGGGGCACCAGGAACCCCAGGATGAAGGCGTAGATGATGAACCCTGTGTACCAGGCCCCAGACTCGCCTGGCCAGTTGATGGTGCAACTGCTTCTCCCCCACTGGTTGCTCCGAAGGCCAGCATATATCATGATCGGCAAGATGACCAGCAGAGAGATGCCCCACACAGCCACGTTGATCATCTTGGCTGTCCGGGGTCTCCTCCACTTGGCCGACTTGATGGGGTGGACCACAGCCAGGTAGCGGTCGATGCTCATGACTGTCAGGCAGAAGATGCTGGTGAACTGATTGATGCCATCCACGGTCATGACCACCCGGCAGATGGCCTTGCCAAAGGGCCAGTGGACCAGAGCCACCTGCATGGCCAGGAAGGGCAGACCCAGCATGAAGAGTTCATCTGCGATGGCCAGGTTGAGGATGTAGATGTTGGTGATGGTCTTCATCTTGGCGTAGCGGAGGATGACGTAAATGACCAGCGTGTTGCCACACAGCCCAACGATGCAGACCACGAAGTAGATGAAGGTGAGGACGACGTTGCTGGCCAGGTCGTAGTACGGCTCTGTCTGGTTTGAAATGTTGGCTGCCCCCACGGAGCCATTGAGGTCGAATGGAGAGGTCAGCCAAGGTTGGGTCTCGTTGAGTTCAGAGGCCAGATCCATGGCCGCCTTCTAGTCTTAGGCTAGGTCCACCCGCCAGAGGTCTTATTCTCACCTTCATGGGCCCCAGAGGCAAAGGACCCACTGTGACATCtgcaaggaggaaaagaagattGACTCGTCTGCCAGAAGTTACTCAAGCTCTCACTAGCTTCCCAGATTTCTGGTTTGCCCTCTCAGACACTCTTCAGTTGAAAAGTGTGTTGTCTTTCATACCAGTGTGAGCGGTCCCAGCTCATTCTCACATGCAGGCCATTGGAACTGTTTTTCCAGTGGCGGGGAAG includes these proteins:
- the SSTR2 gene encoding somatostatin receptor type 2 — its product is MDLASELNETQPWLTSPFDLNGSVGAANISNQTEPYYDLASNVVLTFIYFVVCIVGLCGNTLVIYVILRYAKMKTITNIYILNLAIADELFMLGLPFLAMQVALVHWPFGKAICRVVMTVDGINQFTSIFCLTVMSIDRYLAVVHPIKSAKWRRPRTAKMINVAVWGISLLVILPIMIYAGLRSNQWGRSSCTINWPGESGAWYTGFIIYAFILGFLVPLTIICLCYLFIIIKVKSSGIRVGSSKRKKSEKKVTRMVSIVVAVFIFCWLPFYIFNVSSVSVAISPTPALKGMFDFVVVLTYANSCANPILYAFLSDNFKKSFQNVLCLVKVSGTDDGERSDSKQDKSRLNETTETQRTLLNGDLQTSI